The sequence below is a genomic window from Glycine max cultivar Williams 82 chromosome 20, Glycine_max_v4.0, whole genome shotgun sequence.
TTCAATGTTTTGTATCCCACATGATAATCTACTCTTGCCACTAATACTTTAGGCAACGCGCTTGACTATTTAGGTTGTGCATTTAGATGTCATTATCTCCCAAAGTCCATTTCACTAGGAAAAGAAGTCATGCTATCACATCCTtaactaaaattaaagaaaattaacaacaaaaactaaaacacatttatagttatttatgtatgaactaaaatattttcatgtttcatCTCATAATAAGTGTCatgtaagaagaagaagaaaaattcaaaataaatgttattttagttttcttaatatcatatcaattatttttaaaaacttatatcCTTAACAACATTAATGATGAACAATAAATattacaaacaaattaataaatgaaaacaataatttggtgaaaaaaactaatttatttactaaaatttcTTAATCTGAGTTGAAAAAGAAataggaaaatatttatttttggtatgCAAAAACCCTAAGACGACACTTATTTTATGATGCAGGGAATAATTTTGAAGTgtaataaagaaaatcaaatgaataattaatcttaagaaaaagaaagggggtTGCAAAAAGAAATGACCTGAAGTCTCTATATATTCCAGGTAACGAAGACCAGCCCAACCCAATGAAAGCGTAACCATGAACGGCACGTGTAGCGGAGTACTAGGCCGCCGTTACACGCTACTGCTGTCCGTCGTCACCGTTTGAATTACCCACCGCTACTTTGTcgtcattcttcttcttcttcccttttcATTGACCTTTTCCTTCCTTCGTCCTCCAATGGCGACTGTTCCGCACCCATTATCCCTCGCAAGTGTAGGTTTTGCTAACCGAACCTCCTCCATCTCCAGATCCACTCTCAAATGCTGCGCTCAATCTCCTTCTCCTTCACTAGGTCATTCTCCTTCTcgctcttttctttctctttatttctCTCACTCTCCAATGCTTCATCCACCGTTTACTTATTCTTCCTTCAGTTGACAACGCCCAGAAGTTTCTCGAAGCTTCCAAGAAGGGGAACGTCATTCCTCTCTTCCGCTGCATATTTTCCGATCACCTCACTCCGGTGCTTGCGTACCGGTGCCTGGTTAAGGAGGACGAGAGAGATGCTCCGAGTTTTCTCTTTGAATCGGTCGAGCCAGGCCAAATTTCTAGCATCGTGAGAAcgctttctatttttgtttttgtttgagaATGTGTTGGTTTGTGTACTGATTTATGCGTTGACTGTAATCAGGGACggtacagtgtggttggagcaCAGCCGTGTATGGAAATTGTGGCGAAAGAGAACGTGGTTACTATTATGGACCACGTGGAAGGGCGCAGGAGTGAGGAAATTGTAGAGGATCCTCTGGTGATTCCTCGTAGGATCATGGAGAAGTGGACGCCTCAACTCTTAGATGAACTTCCTGAAGCGTTTTGTGGCATGTGAAATTGACTCCTAATCCTAATTCTCGTTTCTTTATcactttgaatttttatatgCTGTGagtgttacattaaaaaaatattttatactctCGCCCAATCAGAAATCATGGCCGTTATGACTTACTTTTTAAGGTACTTTCCGTATATAATGTAAAACTTCTGACAAAGACAAACTCAGTGCATCCACTTATTTACTggattatctatttttattatagtGTACCACTGACTCGGTGGTGGTTGTGTAAAATTTTACTGTGTATAAGCAGCCTCAATCACTGATCAGGCtaacttgtttccttttttgtaACTTGATTGTTATGCAAAGAGATTTCTGGTTATTCAATAGAGATTTCTTGCTTGCTTCAAATGTTTTGAGATGGAAAATGAGTTTCTATTTTGTTTGTGTGTCATTTTCTCCTTGCAGGTGGTTGGGTAGGGTATTTCTCTTATGATACAATGCGCTATGTAGAAAAGAAGAAACTTCCATTTTCTAATGCCCCAGTAGATGACAGAAACCTTCCTGATGTTCATCTGGGCCTTTATGACAGTGTGATTGTGTTTGATCATGTTGAAAAGGTACTCTTTATGTTTGATTGACAGGTGCTGTGCAAATTTGATTGTTGCTTGTAAGAAAAGCATATGTTATTTCTTTGACTTTGTTCAATCCAGAAAGCATATGTGATTCATTGGGTTCGGGTGGATCGATATTCTTCAGCTGAGGAGGCCTTCGAAGATGGAAGGAACCGGCTGGAAACTCTAGTATCTCGGGTGCATGATATAATTACGTGAGTAAGCTGTTTTCTTTTTCCCCATTGCTTTTCTTCTTGGCTTAACATTTCAGATTAAGGTCAAGGATGACATTTTTTGGTTGCTAAGTTTAATTTCAGTATCTACAAATTTCAGCCCAAGGCTGCCTACAGGTTCGATAAAGTTATACACTCGTCTCTTTGGTCCTAAACTGGAGATGTCAAACATGACAAATGAGGAGTATAAGAGGGCAGTATTGAAGGCTAAAGAGCACATACGGGCTGGTGATATTTTTCAAATTGTACTAAGTCAACGTTTTGAACAGAGAACTTTTGCAGACCCATTTGAAATCTACAGAGCATTGAGGATTGTTAATCCTAGTCCATATATGACTTATTTACAGGTTTGCCAGTTTCTCGTGCCATTATCTTTTTATTAGTTAGTTTGCATTCAAAAGTTAACTTGTTGAAATATATACTGGTATCAGGCCAGAGGAAGTATTTTGGTTGCTTCAAGTCCAGAAATTCTTACACGGGTGAAGAAGGTAACCTTGTGCAATAATTACTCAAATAGTTGGCTTTATCTTCTAATCTTCCTCCACAATATCAATAATCTTAATATATGCTTATAGTTAGCCTTGTTCTTGTTTATTAACCCTTTTTatgattcttaaattttaatagaCCATTATGAACTTCATTACAGGTCTAACAAGTATTAATAGGCATTTCATATCCTTTTTTACAGAGAAAGATCACCAATCGGCCCCTTGCTGGTACTGTTAGAAGAGGAAAAACACCAAAAGAAGATATCATGTTGGAGAAACAACTTTTGAATGATGAAAAGCAATGTGCAGAGCACGTAATGCTAGTTGATTTGGGGAGAAATGATGTTGGAAAGGTATAATATAGTTTTCAATTGAAGGAATAATGTCCAGAGCATGTATGTGCAAAGCAAAATTTGAATCTCACGCACCTTGTTGAAGGAATCAATATTTCGTAATTCATAACACTAACCGTATTCTACATTCTATTTTGCTATTAAACatatatctttatctttatatatgCATCACACAGTTGCTTTGCAGTTGGGTAGTTTATGATCACACTTTTTCTAAATTGTGCATGCTGCTGTAAACcgtttcttttatgttttagcCATGTGCTTAATGCAAGATGAATATGCAGGTCTCCAAACCGGGTTCTGTTCAAGTTGAAAAGCTTATGAATATTGAGCGCTATTCCCATGTTATGCACATCAGCTCAACAGTAAGTTCCTTTagcaaaatatgaaaatttggaAATATGTGTTTGAATATGTGAAAACTATGTCACAATTATCCTTTTTTTACTGCATGTCACAATTATCTTAAGAATTTTTTAGAGTATCTTAGGTTATCTCTTGGGATTAGTTCTTCTTTCCTTGGTTTTCATATTTCCTAATTATATCACAACGGATACTAGTCTGCCAAATCTAAAGGGCCACAAGGCTTGGGTTGAATTTCTTGGAAGTTCAACTTTTTCATAAAATGACTCCGAAGCTTTTGAATAGGATTCCCACTTGCTTTTGCTTAATCCTTTTCATTTATCGTCTAATCTgcagtatttattattttggtatgtcaaattgtaaattttttttttccattttcttacAAAGTCACCTATTAGTATACAGaatttcttcttcaaaatccCCTTTAGGAACCTTGAGTCTCCTTGCAGGTCAGCTCCTTTTAATTTGGCTGTGGAAGTGGTCATTACTTGTTGATTAACAAGGATTTTGTCTCGATATGTGTATAATTTGTTGCTAGAAGCATTTCCCTGTCTCTAGCATGTCTCTTCAGTCTTCCCATCGCATGAGCAGAATTTTCTGATTAAAAGTTTCCGTTCTTCCTATGATTTTCCTTTTGTCTTGTAATTTCCACTCTTTCAGAAACATGAATGATACGGGTGCTAGTAAGCTAGAGTTTCTTCTGGTTTTACTTGAACCATTTCGTTTTATGCTGTTTTGGTTTGGCGGGCAGAAATGAATTCCAGTGCAGAAACTTTTCTCAGATGATGATTAACTGTACCCTTTGCAGGTCACAGGGGAGTTATTAGATCACTTAACAAGCTGGGATGCATTGCGTGCTGCTTTACCTGTTGGTACAGTTAGCGGAGCACCGAAGGTAAATTTTAACACCCTTTAAGACCGTAGCATTCATTTTTGCAGGCTCTCTCCTCACGGATGTagtttgtaatatatatttgcACTTCCCTTCAGTTATCACTAAATATCTGAGAACAGAAAGATATCCTTTGTTGAATGTCACTAGTTTTAGATTGCAGTCTTGGTTCGACTTGTTTGGTTGTAAATTGTTCTCATTATTATGGTTTCTGTAAAACAGGTCAAAGCCATGCAGTTGATTGATGAGTTGGAAGTCGCAAGAAGGGGGCCCTATAGTGGGGGATTTGGAGGTATATCATTCAATGGCGATATGGACATAGCCCTTGCTCTGAGGACCATAGTTTTCCCTACAAATGCTCGTTATGACACAATGTACTCCTACAAGGATAAGAACAAACGCAGAGAATGGGTTGCCCATCTCCAGGCTGGAGCGGGAATTGTGGCTGACAGTGATCCTGCTGATGAACAAAGAGAGTGCGAGAACAAAGCTGCAGCTCTTGCTCGTGCCATTGATCTTGCAGAATCTTCATTTGTTGATAAATAATTTGGATTGATCCATCATCAGTGATGCTCCTTGATAACTGAGGTGTGCATCCTTTTTAAATGGTAGAGAGGAAGTTTGTGGTGTGGGCAGATGATAGGGGATATGAATTACGGAGAATCTGAAACTTTGATAATGTTATGACAGAAGTGATGAACATAATAAGGTATTTAATGATAATGACAGCTTTGTGACTTTAGTTAAGTCGTCGTTTTAAGAGACTTCAATAGCCATTTCCGTCGGTCCATCTTAAACCAAAGAAAGGTGCCTTTGACGGAGTTTCTTTTGCTATCATAAAATCTCACCCTACTGAACTTGAAAATAGTTGCAAATATTTGTGTTCTTTATCCAAGAAGCACCTTGTTAATTAATAAACGACTGCCGTAGTTCTGTTTTCGGTTGTGATTCATATGAAGTTATATGAAACTGCAACATCTGGGATTAGGAGAATTCATGAGGTTAGGATCAAAACTGCACCGACGTTCAATTTGGAGTGGTAAATAATGAGGTTTAAAATATGGTTTATGAATGACTATTTTTTGGGTAATTTGAAACGGAATTCCTACAGAAACCATAGAATTAAAATTCTCGATAACAACAGACTTTAAGGGATGCTTGCATTGTTTTCTTTCGTTGGGCCAATTGCAAGTTACAACCCATAgttgatttttgattttttggttaaaataattgattccCATAATGTAATGTTatcataatttgaattttatcattacaggatttttttaaaatatattttcacaaataaaatttgatcctaaaataaaaaataataacgtCAACTCCGATCTCTATCATTGCAGACACCTGCAAGATTGCCAGCAAGTCCCACCTTAAGGCACCAACCTCCTTCAGCGGAACCTCTCATTTCCAGAACCATCATAACCTGAGATGGATTTGTGATTTGGGGTTGTTAATTCATGGGTTCTTATTTTGTGGGTTCTTGAATTGTGATTTAGGATTCTTGATTTGTGGGTTTTTGATTTGGGATTTGGGGTTGTGATTTGTTATTTGGGATTCTTGATTTAGGGTTGTGATTTGTTATTTGGGATTCTTGATTTAGGGTAGTGATTTGGGATTCATGATTTGTTCTAGGTTATGTTCTACATTTAGGTTCTGGGAGTTGTTCTTGTGTTTACAAAATGGAGATGTcctgagagagaaaaaattacgttttgtgataatttttagCCACTAAAAATTGTTCTTGACTCCATTAGGCAATCACGGCACAGTGACAATACAGACCAAACtgggttgattaaaataaatgaaggaCCAAAGTGAACTTTTTAATAGATAAAAGgatcaatttgaaaaaaaaaaaaaaagaagatcaaAGACTAAATACATCATTTGGCCAAAATAAAACCTAAATAAGCAAAATATATAAGAACCAATACCTTAAAGGCTTAAACATTAGAGGCCAAAATTCATGAGGAAATGTAAGAATCGATATCTGACGGAAAATAAAGACCAAAATCTTAACCATGTAAAACTCTAAAAGTTGTCTGTTTGTCGTAACCTCGTTTATTTACCTATGAAAAGGTCGACCGCAACACCAAACGAACACTCTAAAGCTATCCAAATTATTGCGTTAGCCTAGAGGAAACCCTTCCCTCTTCCCCAGACTAACACAATATTACTCGAGGACACCCTTCTCTACCCCCACACGCAAGCATATTTCAGGAGCAGCTTTGGTGAAATTAGAACACACCAGAAAGGCCAGCAAATAACACTTATAACGGGAACTGCAACAGTCTTCTCTAATAAGAGATAATGTACTTGAAACACCAGTGTAAAATTCCTAAATACCCTCTAAATTTCAATTGTCATTGATTTGACTCCATTTTCTAAATACACATCCAATAGTTCCAAGCCAAATTTTGGAGGTGCCAACAAAAAGGgagttttcaaataaaaagtttaaatagtTCTATGGTACAATGcattgaaagaaaacaaataaattctATACCAACTACTTTTAGGATGAAGACGCTAACTGCTTCAATTTTGCCTGCAAAATAACACCAGCTTCATCTgccacatttttctttttggatgcAACCTGCAGTGTGAATTGTACAAATTCATTCGTCTTTTGGATAAGATGAAATCTAATATGGAATTCTTCTTAAATTCATTGAAAAGGCAATGTGAAAAAAGTAATTGACTTGAACAAAGTGGGGGGGAGGAGAAATGTTGTTGAGtccattttcattttacaaacaaaataacattttggggcaaatttttttcctaaaca
It includes:
- the LOC100783691 gene encoding anthranilate synthase alpha subunit 2, chloroplastic; translation: MATVPHPLSLASVGFANRTSSISRSTLKCCAQSPSPSLVDNAQKFLEASKKGNVIPLFRCIFSDHLTPVLAYRCLVKEDERDAPSFLFESVEPGQISSIGRYSVVGAQPCMEIVAKENVVTIMDHVEGRRSEEIVEDPLVIPRRIMEKWTPQLLDELPEAFCGGWVGYFSYDTMRYVEKKKLPFSNAPVDDRNLPDVHLGLYDSVIVFDHVEKKAYVIHWVRVDRYSSAEEAFEDGRNRLETLVSRVHDIITPRLPTGSIKLYTRLFGPKLEMSNMTNEEYKRAVLKAKEHIRAGDIFQIVLSQRFEQRTFADPFEIYRALRIVNPSPYMTYLQARGSILVASSPEILTRVKKRKITNRPLAGTVRRGKTPKEDIMLEKQLLNDEKQCAEHVMLVDLGRNDVGKVSKPGSVQVEKLMNIERYSHVMHISSTVTGELLDHLTSWDALRAALPVGTVSGAPKVKAMQLIDELEVARRGPYSGGFGGISFNGDMDIALALRTIVFPTNARYDTMYSYKDKNKRREWVAHLQAGAGIVADSDPADEQRECENKAAALARAIDLAESSFVDK